A genomic window from Salvia miltiorrhiza cultivar Shanhuang (shh) chromosome 5, IMPLAD_Smil_shh, whole genome shotgun sequence includes:
- the LOC130986731 gene encoding chaperone protein dnaJ 49-like yields MDGNKDEALKCLNIAKNSIQSGDRDRALKFLNKARRLDPSIQIDQFLSNLSSSPPEEKNPNAPTDENPSDPSESGPRRRVPAAARSTSSSSAASATYNEEQVAVVREIKRKKDYYEILGLEKNCTGEDVRKAYRKLSLKVHPDKNTAPGAEEAFKMVSKAFQCLSNEESRKKYDVVGSDEPVYERRGRGGGNGMRGFNGFYEADVDAEEIFRNFFFGGMHPATTANFGGFTFGNGVRVRTGGVGVDHGPNWLRTVVQLLPVILILLVNFLPSSEPVYSLSRTNYHDVKFTTPKGVNYFANSGKFEQQYPLHSRERVAIEQRVEDDYHTTLVHNCRVEWQQLHWGYRRETPNCDALRRFEAISQ; encoded by the coding sequence ATGGATGGGAACAAAGATGAAGCCTTGAAGTGTCTGAACATCGCCAAGAATTCAATTCAATCGGGCGACAGAGATCGCGCCCTCAAATTCCTCAACAAAGCCCGTAGGTTAGACCCATCCATTCAAATCGACCAATTCCTGTCCAATCTCAGCTCTTCACCGCCGGAAGAGAAGAACCCTAATGCCCCCACCGACGAGAATCCCTCCGATCCATCAGAAAGCGGGCCCCGACGTAGGGTTCCGGCCGCCGCGCGATCAACGTCGTCTTCGTCCGCCGCATCGGCTACCTACAACGAGGAGCAGGTGGCTGTTGTCAGAGAGATTAAGAGGAAGAAAGATTACTACGAGATTTTGGGGTTGGAGAAGAATTGCACGGGTGAGGATGTTCGGAAGGCATATAGGAAGCTTTCTTTGAAGGTCCATCCCGATAAGAACACGGCTCCCGGCGCGGAGGAGGCGTTCAAGATGGTCTCGAAGGCGTTCCAGTGCTTGAGCAACGAGGAGAGCCGCAAGAAATATGACGTTGTGGGATCGGATGAGCCGGTTTACGAGAGGAGAGGCAGAGGAGGTGGTAACGGGATGCGCGGGTTCAACGGGTTTTATGAGGCGGACGTTGATGCAGAGGAGATTTTTAGGAACTTCTTCTTTGGGGGAATGCATCCTGCAACGACTGCCAATTTCGGTGGATTCACGTTTGGAAATGGGGTTAGAGTGAGAACTGGTGGAGTTGGGGTTGATCATGGCCCTAATTGGTTGAGAACTGTGGTGCAGTTGCTGCCGGTCATACTGATCTTGTTGGTGAACTTCTTGCCATCTTCAGAGCCGGTTTACTCCCTCTCTCGAACTAACTACCACGATGTTAAGTTCACTACACCGAAGGGAGTGAACTATTTTGCCAACTCTGGGAAATTCGAGCAGCAGTATCCACTCCATAGCCGCGAACGCGTTGCAATTGAGCAACGGGTTGAGGATGACTACCACACTACCTTAGTGCATAACTGCAGGGTTGAATGGCAGCAGCTTCATTGGGGTTACAGACGTGAGACGCCAAATTGTGATGCGTTGAGGCGCTTTGAGGCTATTTCTCAGTGA
- the LOC130986730 gene encoding uncharacterized protein LOC130986730 isoform X2 translates to MGWIGEQIDSVKSLNFRQFLTQAVSLGMIVTSALIIWKGLMCVTGSESPVVVVLSGSMEPGFKRGDILFLHMSKDPIRAGEIVVFNVDGREIPIVHRVIKVHERQDTGEVDVLTKGDNNFGDDRLLYAHGQLWLQRHHIMGRAIGFLPYVGWVTIIMTEKPIVKYILIGALGLLVITSKE, encoded by the exons ATGGGGTGGATCGGAGAGCAGATCGATTCAGTCAAATCCTTGAATTTCAGACAATTTCTCACTCAAGCCGTCAGCCTCG GTATGATCGTCACGTCAGCACTTATTATATGGAAAGGGTTAATGTGTGTTACTGGAAGTGAATCACCAGTAGTTGTTGTGCTTTCTGGAAGTATGGAGCCTGGTTTTAAAAGG GGCGACATCTTGTTCTTGCATATGAGCAAGGACCCTATTCGTGCTGGAGAAATTGTTGTCTTTAATGTTGAT GGGCGTGAAATTCCTATTGTCCACAGAGTTATTAAG GTTCATGAGCGCCAAGATACTGGGGAAGTTGATGTCCTTACAAAAG GAGATAATAATTTTGGAGATGACAGACTTCTCTATGCTCATGGTCAGCTCTGGTTGCAAAGGCATCATATTATGGGAAGAGCCATTGG ATTTTTGCCGTATGTAGGTTGGGTTACGATAATCATGACTGAGAAGCCAATCGTCAAG tatatactgatagGCGCTTTGGGGTTGCTGGTTATTACTTCAAAAGAATAG
- the LOC130986730 gene encoding uncharacterized protein LOC130986730 isoform X1, with the protein MGWIGEQIDSVKSLNFRQFLTQAVSLGMIVTSALIIWKGLMCVTGSESPVVVVLSGSMEPGFKRGDILFLHMSKDPIRAGEIVVFNVDGREIPIVHRVIKVHERQDTGEVDVLTKGDNNFGDDRLLYAHGQLWLQRHHIMGRAIGFLPYVGWVTIIMTEKPIVKVSFLQNWLPTTLFVYFLS; encoded by the exons ATGGGGTGGATCGGAGAGCAGATCGATTCAGTCAAATCCTTGAATTTCAGACAATTTCTCACTCAAGCCGTCAGCCTCG GTATGATCGTCACGTCAGCACTTATTATATGGAAAGGGTTAATGTGTGTTACTGGAAGTGAATCACCAGTAGTTGTTGTGCTTTCTGGAAGTATGGAGCCTGGTTTTAAAAGG GGCGACATCTTGTTCTTGCATATGAGCAAGGACCCTATTCGTGCTGGAGAAATTGTTGTCTTTAATGTTGAT GGGCGTGAAATTCCTATTGTCCACAGAGTTATTAAG GTTCATGAGCGCCAAGATACTGGGGAAGTTGATGTCCTTACAAAAG GAGATAATAATTTTGGAGATGACAGACTTCTCTATGCTCATGGTCAGCTCTGGTTGCAAAGGCATCATATTATGGGAAGAGCCATTGG ATTTTTGCCGTATGTAGGTTGGGTTACGATAATCATGACTGAGAAGCCAATCGTCAAGGTTAGCTTTCTACAGAATTGGTTACCAACAACTCTCTTTGTTTATTTTCTGTCGTAA